In Tenrec ecaudatus isolate mTenEca1 chromosome 5, mTenEca1.hap1, whole genome shotgun sequence, the following are encoded in one genomic region:
- the QNG1 gene encoding queuosine 5'-phosphate N-glycosylase/hydrolase, with translation MDGPLSPRESAKLIAESSRDVFVDAAGVRRVAELLLPKACGPELRVQGWKTLHELNPQAADEAAVNWVFLVDTLNFSFWSESDEHKCRVGYKGTTYSGFWSLCAAVNRALDEGVPITSATYYATVTLGQVHHIFRSDTDVPMPLIEERHQILNETGKILLEKFGGSFLNCVKKSEKSAQKLLHLVVENFPSYRDVTNFAGRQISFYKRAQILVADTWGVLEGKGDGCFRDISSITMFADYRVPQVLAHLGALRYSDELLKKLLKGEMLSYGDKQEVEIRGCSIWCVELIRDYLLVLIEKKGAKTSGEINSVLLDYYLWDFARDHRADMKGIPFHRTRCIYY, from the exons ATGGACGGGCCCCTGTCTCCGAGAGAATCCGCCAAACTCATCGCAGAAAGCAGTCGGGATGTGTTCGTCGACGCCGCGGGCGTGCGGCGTGTGGCCGAGCTGCTGCTCCCGAAGGCCTGCGGGCCGGAGCTGCGGGTGCAGGGATGGAAGACCCTCCACGAGCTGAACCCCCAGGCGGCCGACGAGGCGGCGGTCAACTGGGTGTTCCTGGTAGACACGCTGAACTTCTCCTTCTGGTCGGAGAGCGACGAGCACAAGTGTCGGGTGGGCTACAAAGGGACAACGTACAGCGGATTCTGGTCGCTGTGCGCCGCAGTCAACCGAGCCCTCGACGAAG gggTACCAATCACTAGTGCCACCTACTATGCTACAGTGACCTTGGGACAGGTTCATCACATATTCCGATCTGACACAGATGTTCCCATGCCTTTGATTGAAGAGAGGCATCAGATTCTCAATGAAACCGGGAAAATTCTACTTGAGAAGTTTGGAGGCTCATTTCTTAATTgtgttaaaaaaagtgaaaagagtGCACAAAAATTACTGCACTTGGTAGTTGAGAATTTTCCTTCTTACAGAGATGTGACGAACTTTGCG GGAAGACAGATCTCTTTTTATAAACGGGCTCAGATCCTTGTGGCAGATACCTGGGGTGTGTTAGAAGGAAAAGGAGATGGCTGCTTTAGGGACATCTCCAGTATCACCATGTTTGCTGACTATAGAGTGCCTCAGGTGCTCGCTCACCTTGGGGCCCTGAGATACTCCGATGAACTACTGAAGAAGCTTCTTAAAG gAGAAATGCTCTCATACGGGGATAAGCAAGAAGTTGAAATTCGAGGATGCTCAATTTGGTGTGTTGAACTGATCAGGGATTATCTTCTGGTGCTTATTGAAAAAAAAGGTGCAAAAACTAGCGGAGAGATCAATTCTGTCCTTCTGGATTATTACTTATGGGACTTTGCTCGTGATCACAGGGCTGACATGAAAGGAATTCCATTTCATCGCACACGTTGCATATACTATTGA